Proteins encoded in a region of the Paramagnetospirillum magneticum AMB-1 genome:
- a CDS encoding response regulator produces MRDISAIARSHSRILVVSPNQQKLEMLKRQLQNIGFAQIDWDDNPSLAIGKFSHASYDTVFVDGTLPKRDIKAISEIVHITLGRPRAKLILMTEKGGEGASKSAADGYDATIKTQVSVFDLRKLFISLFG; encoded by the coding sequence ATGCGCGATATCTCTGCCATAGCGAGATCACACTCCCGCATCCTGGTCGTATCGCCAAACCAGCAGAAGCTCGAAATGCTGAAGAGGCAGTTGCAAAATATCGGGTTTGCCCAGATCGACTGGGACGACAACCCCAGTCTGGCAATCGGCAAGTTCAGCCATGCGTCGTATGACACGGTCTTCGTGGATGGCACCCTGCCGAAGCGAGACATCAAGGCCATATCCGAGATCGTCCATATCACTCTTGGCCGTCCGCGAGCCAAGCTGATTCTGATGACCGAGAAGGGGGGCGAGGGAGCAAGCAAGAGCGCCGCCGATGGGTATGACGCAACCATCAAGACTCAGGTGAGCGTCTTCGATCTGCGGAAGCTCTTCATCAGCCTGTTCGGATGA
- a CDS encoding MBL fold metallo-hydrolase has translation MPQSTSISTDYDRPIEIAKGVFWVGFTDSEGRLQCNPYLIVDGDEAILIDGGSRPDFSTVMRKVLQTGIRPNQISHLIYQHYDPDLCGSIPNLEAIIDSPDLKVLSKRENNPFINHYAIHSPLLCIDRLGRVLKMRSGRQLRFFPTPYSHSAGSFVTYDETTGVLFSSDLFGAAGALSRWKLFGDFEHICQTCKRIPPDEIETDCGETGDPCPWTPMYGFHREIMTCNKALRFALSVIRPIAPNVIAPQHGSILRTPKDIQAAIERLEQLDVGIDNLPQAAAFG, from the coding sequence TTGCCGCAGTCAACCAGCATTTCAACCGATTACGACCGCCCCATTGAGATCGCCAAGGGCGTGTTCTGGGTCGGCTTCACGGACAGCGAGGGCCGCCTGCAATGCAACCCCTATCTGATCGTCGATGGTGACGAGGCCATTCTAATCGATGGCGGCAGCAGGCCGGATTTCAGCACAGTCATGCGCAAGGTGCTTCAGACCGGCATCAGGCCGAACCAGATCAGCCATTTGATCTACCAGCACTATGATCCAGATCTCTGCGGGTCGATCCCCAATCTGGAGGCCATCATCGACAGCCCCGACCTCAAGGTGCTGTCCAAGCGGGAGAACAACCCCTTCATCAACCACTATGCGATTCACTCCCCACTGCTGTGTATTGATCGGCTCGGACGAGTATTAAAGATGCGCTCGGGGCGCCAATTGCGTTTTTTTCCAACACCTTACTCACATTCGGCAGGCAGTTTCGTCACCTATGACGAGACGACCGGCGTACTGTTTTCCAGCGATCTGTTCGGGGCTGCCGGGGCATTGTCACGCTGGAAATTGTTCGGCGACTTCGAGCATATCTGCCAGACCTGCAAGCGCATTCCGCCCGATGAGATCGAAACGGACTGTGGCGAGACTGGCGATCCCTGTCCATGGACGCCGATGTACGGTTTCCACCGCGAAATCATGACCTGCAACAAGGCGCTTCGATTCGCGCTCTCAGTGATCAGGCCAATTGCCCCCAACGTGATCGCCCCCCAGCACGGCTCAATCCTGCGGACGCCCAAGGATATACAAGCCGCCATTGAGCGGCTGGAGCAACTGGATGTCGGGATCGATAACCTTCCCCAGGCCGCCGCTTTCGGCTGA
- the cysQ gene encoding 3'(2'),5'-bisphosphate nucleotidase CysQ, protein MTLPADLAPLLRPLEDLARRAGAVVMEVYNSDFAVRDKTDSSPVTEADERAEAIILPGLAALTPGVPVVAEESVAAGTIPAIGSGPFWLVDPVDGTKEFIKRNGEFTVNIGLIRDGVPVLGVVLAPARGELWSGTGATAFKEDANGRRPIACRPLPASGAVIMTSRSHREPESLDKWMAQFPGATLGFAGSSLKFCLVAEGAADLYPRFGPTSEWDIAAASAVLMAAGGSVTTFDGLPMAYGKTPKFLNPDFIARGRG, encoded by the coding sequence ATGACCCTGCCCGCCGATCTCGCGCCCCTGCTTCGCCCCCTGGAGGACCTGGCCCGCCGGGCCGGCGCGGTGGTGATGGAGGTCTACAACTCCGACTTCGCCGTGCGCGACAAGACCGATTCCTCGCCGGTCACCGAGGCCGACGAGCGGGCCGAGGCCATCATCCTGCCCGGCCTCGCCGCCCTGACCCCCGGCGTGCCGGTGGTGGCAGAGGAATCCGTGGCGGCCGGGACCATCCCCGCCATCGGCTCCGGCCCGTTCTGGCTGGTGGACCCGGTGGACGGCACCAAGGAATTCATCAAGCGCAACGGCGAGTTCACCGTCAATATCGGCCTGATCCGGGACGGCGTTCCGGTGCTGGGCGTGGTGCTGGCCCCGGCACGCGGCGAGTTGTGGTCGGGCACCGGCGCCACCGCCTTCAAGGAAGATGCGAACGGCCGCCGCCCCATCGCCTGCCGCCCGCTCCCCGCGTCGGGCGCCGTGATCATGACGTCGCGCTCCCACCGCGAGCCCGAGTCCCTGGACAAATGGATGGCGCAGTTCCCCGGGGCCACCCTGGGCTTCGCCGGCTCGTCCTTGAAGTTCTGCCTGGTGGCCGAGGGCGCCGCCGACCTCTATCCCCGCTTTGGCCCCACCAGCGAATGGGACATCGCGGCGGCCAGCGCCGTGCTGATGGCGGCAGGCGGCAGCGTCACCACCTTTGACGGCCTTCCCATGGCCTATGGCAAAACACCCAAGTTCCTCAACCCCGACTTCATTGCCCGCGGACGAGGGTAA
- a CDS encoding xanthine dehydrogenase family protein molybdopterin-binding subunit, translated as MKRFGFGQSRTRVEDLRFLTGGGCYTDDINLTGQSYGMVVRSLLPHADVTVDAVAARAMPGVLLVLTAAEMAEQGIGPMVCGFLPEDAVPRHPRPVIAGPRTRHAGEPLAFVVAETLAQARDAAEAVLVDYHPLPATPHDAFVWEMGDASRVAEAFARAARVVELDLINNRLAPTAMEPRACLARPLPGGRLELTAGSQGVHEIRDRLAPVLGIAADRLDVITPDVGGGFGLKISPFPEQAMALVAARILDRPVKWTGDRTESFLSDTHGRGHLSTARLALDAEGRFLGLQVETVADLGAYISNYGAFVPTLAGTGMLTGVYDIPAFHARVRAIHTHTTPVDAYRGAGRPEAAYCIERLVDAAAHDTGLSPVEIRKRNFIPPDAFPYASAGRHTYDSGEFARVMDRALERSGWADFASRQADSTARGRKRGIGLAYYIEICGGTSGEDVTLTLSPDGGAEILVGTQSNGQGHETAYAQMVAAELGLAIERVRVIQGDTRRIGTGGGTGGSRSLSQQGGAIASAVESFIEHLQPQAARLLQAERAEFDAGFYRAAGGSVSFAQVLAEAETPLAASLRFRPPAATFPNGCHVCEVEVDPETGETEIVRYTIVDDVGTVLNPLLLKGQIVGGAVQGIGQALLEHAVFDPESTQPLTSSLIDYAVPRAAHIPEIDFSTVEIPCRTHPLGLKGAGEAGTIGAAPAVINALCNALELRHMDMPATPLAVWNALNGKLE; from the coding sequence ATGAAGCGCTTCGGCTTCGGCCAAAGCCGCACCCGGGTCGAAGACCTGCGCTTCCTCACCGGGGGCGGGTGCTATACCGACGACATCAACCTGACCGGTCAGTCATACGGCATGGTGGTGCGCTCGCTGCTGCCCCATGCCGATGTGACGGTGGATGCGGTGGCGGCGCGGGCCATGCCCGGCGTGCTGCTGGTCCTCACCGCGGCCGAGATGGCCGAACAGGGCATCGGCCCCATGGTCTGCGGCTTCCTGCCCGAGGACGCGGTGCCCCGGCACCCCCGCCCGGTCATCGCCGGTCCCCGCACCCGCCACGCGGGCGAGCCCCTGGCCTTCGTGGTGGCCGAGACCCTGGCCCAGGCCCGCGATGCCGCCGAGGCGGTGCTGGTGGACTACCATCCCTTACCCGCCACGCCCCACGACGCCTTTGTCTGGGAGATGGGCGACGCGTCCCGGGTGGCCGAGGCCTTCGCCCGGGCCGCCAGGGTGGTGGAACTTGACCTGATCAACAACCGCCTGGCTCCCACCGCCATGGAACCGCGGGCCTGCCTGGCCCGGCCCTTGCCCGGCGGGCGGCTGGAACTGACCGCCGGCAGCCAGGGCGTGCACGAGATCAGGGACCGCCTCGCCCCCGTCCTCGGCATCGCCGCCGACCGCCTGGACGTCATCACCCCCGATGTGGGCGGCGGCTTCGGGCTCAAGATCAGCCCCTTCCCGGAACAGGCCATGGCGCTGGTGGCGGCGCGGATTCTCGACCGACCGGTCAAGTGGACCGGCGACCGCACCGAGAGCTTCCTGTCCGACACCCACGGACGCGGCCATCTGAGCACGGCCCGCCTCGCCCTCGACGCCGAGGGCCGCTTCCTCGGCCTGCAGGTGGAGACCGTGGCGGACCTGGGAGCCTATATCTCCAATTACGGCGCCTTCGTCCCCACCCTGGCGGGGACCGGCATGCTGACCGGGGTTTACGACATTCCCGCCTTCCATGCCCGGGTGCGGGCCATCCATACTCACACCACCCCGGTGGACGCCTATCGCGGCGCCGGGCGGCCCGAGGCGGCCTATTGCATCGAGCGGCTGGTGGATGCGGCGGCCCACGACACCGGCCTGTCGCCGGTGGAGATCCGCAAGCGCAATTTCATTCCGCCCGACGCCTTCCCCTATGCCAGCGCCGGACGCCACACCTATGATTCCGGCGAGTTCGCCCGGGTGATGGACCGGGCGCTGGAACGTTCCGGCTGGGCGGATTTCGCCTCCCGGCAGGCGGACAGCACGGCCCGGGGCAGGAAACGCGGCATCGGCCTCGCCTATTACATCGAAATCTGCGGCGGCACCTCGGGCGAGGACGTGACCCTGACGCTTTCGCCCGACGGCGGGGCCGAGATCCTGGTAGGCACCCAGTCCAACGGCCAGGGTCACGAGACCGCCTATGCCCAGATGGTCGCCGCCGAGCTTGGCCTCGCGATCGAGCGCGTCCGGGTGATCCAGGGCGACACGCGGCGGATCGGGACGGGCGGCGGCACCGGCGGGTCGCGCTCGCTGTCCCAGCAGGGCGGCGCCATCGCCTCGGCGGTGGAATCCTTCATCGAGCACCTGCAGCCCCAGGCCGCCCGGCTGCTGCAGGCCGAGCGGGCGGAGTTCGACGCGGGCTTTTACCGGGCGGCGGGCGGTTCGGTGTCCTTCGCCCAGGTGCTGGCCGAAGCGGAAACGCCCCTGGCGGCCAGCCTGCGCTTCCGTCCCCCGGCCGCCACCTTTCCCAATGGCTGCCACGTCTGCGAGGTGGAGGTGGACCCCGAGACGGGCGAGACCGAAATCGTCCGCTACACCATCGTCGACGACGTGGGCACCGTGCTCAATCCCCTGCTGTTGAAGGGCCAGATCGTCGGCGGCGCCGTCCAGGGCATCGGCCAGGCCCTGCTGGAACATGCGGTCTTCGACCCGGAAAGCACCCAGCCGCTGACGTCCAGCCTGATCGATTACGCCGTGCCCCGCGCCGCCCACATCCCCGAGATCGACTTTTCCACCGTGGAAATCCCGTGCCGCACCCACCCCCTGGGGCTCAAGGGCGCCGGCGAGGCGGGAACCATCGGCGCGGCGCCCGCCGTGATCAATGCCCTATGCAACGCCCTGGAACTCCGCCATATGGACATGCCGGCCACGCCGCTGGCGGTGTGGAACGCCCTGAACGGAAAGCTCGAATGA
- a CDS encoding PAS domain-containing protein: MAPPNTSLTGRERTFKDGEIIVSKTDPQGKLVYVNDVFLDVSGFEEHELLGKPHSIIRHPEMPRCIFKLLWDTISSGNELFAYVNNRAKNGDNYWVLAHVTPNFDASGSSIIGYHSNRRVPERKALQAIEPLYKRLLAEEQKHGDRKAGLQASWAMLNAAVSQAGFDAYDRFIFSVING, translated from the coding sequence ATGGCTCCACCCAATACATCGCTGACCGGACGTGAACGCACCTTCAAGGACGGCGAGATCATCGTCAGCAAGACCGATCCACAGGGAAAGCTGGTCTACGTCAACGATGTCTTCCTGGACGTGAGCGGCTTCGAGGAGCATGAGCTTCTGGGCAAGCCCCACTCGATCATCCGCCATCCCGAAATGCCCCGGTGCATCTTCAAGCTGCTGTGGGACACCATTTCCAGCGGCAACGAGCTGTTCGCCTATGTGAACAACCGGGCGAAAAACGGTGACAATTACTGGGTTCTGGCCCATGTCACCCCGAATTTTGATGCCAGCGGTTCCTCCATTATCGGCTACCACTCCAATCGGCGAGTTCCCGAGCGCAAGGCGCTCCAGGCTATCGAGCCGCTGTACAAGCGTCTTCTTGCCGAAGAACAGAAGCATGGCGACCGCAAGGCCGGTCTGCAGGCATCCTGGGCCATGCTCAACGCTGCCGTGTCGCAGGCGGGGTTCGATGCCTACGACCGTTTCATTTTCAGTGTCATCAACGGTTAG
- a CDS encoding response regulator transcription factor, giving the protein MVKRVLVVDDSKTQRMIMMRALAEFSCEIVGEAEDGQQATEMAARLSPDVIFLDMEMPGMTGLQALKAIKAVNPKIVIFMVTSIDSSDVIDDCIMAGAEDYIRKDRLETLRARAGGFLK; this is encoded by the coding sequence ATGGTCAAGCGTGTTCTGGTGGTTGATGATTCCAAGACGCAACGAATGATCATGATGCGTGCCTTGGCCGAGTTCAGCTGTGAAATCGTCGGAGAGGCCGAGGATGGTCAGCAGGCTACCGAGATGGCAGCGCGATTGTCGCCCGATGTCATTTTCTTGGACATGGAGATGCCGGGGATGACTGGGCTTCAAGCCTTAAAAGCCATCAAGGCGGTCAACCCCAAGATTGTGATCTTCATGGTCACCTCCATCGATTCCTCAGATGTCATCGACGATTGCATTATGGCCGGTGCTGAAGACTACATCCGCAAGGACCGGTTGGAGACGCTCCGAGCCAGGGCCGGGGGCTTCCTGAAATAG
- a CDS encoding GGDEF domain-containing protein, translating into MWNSDEIDFAEAAQSHGTLVSCMLEYQAMLADRHLNEVLLGELVDQFVHSEQRLAEAHAAVLALSRTDGLTGIANRRWFDESLAHEFARALRSKTPIGLLLLDIDCFKLFNDNYGHAAGDDCLRKVAQAVRSVVKRPPDMTARYGGEEIVCLLPDTGLDGVFRVGNAVLDAVRALDIPHRFSKATDIVTVSIGGVSIIPAQDMTPTNIIEAADSHLYQSKEHGRNRLTMPSL; encoded by the coding sequence ATGTGGAACTCGGACGAAATTGATTTCGCAGAAGCCGCCCAGTCCCATGGCACACTGGTATCGTGCATGCTGGAATATCAGGCGATGCTAGCCGACCGGCACCTCAACGAGGTGCTGCTGGGCGAACTGGTCGATCAATTCGTTCATTCGGAGCAGCGGCTGGCCGAGGCTCATGCCGCCGTTCTGGCGCTGTCCCGTACAGATGGGCTCACCGGCATCGCCAATCGGCGCTGGTTCGACGAATCGCTGGCCCATGAATTTGCACGGGCCTTGCGGTCCAAGACGCCGATCGGCCTGCTGCTCCTGGATATCGACTGCTTCAAGCTCTTCAATGACAATTACGGTCATGCGGCCGGAGATGACTGTCTGCGCAAGGTTGCCCAGGCTGTGCGGTCGGTGGTGAAAAGACCTCCCGACATGACCGCGCGATATGGCGGCGAGGAAATCGTCTGTCTGCTGCCCGATACCGGTCTGGATGGCGTATTCAGGGTCGGAAATGCCGTGCTTGACGCTGTTCGCGCTCTGGATATTCCCCATCGATTTTCCAAGGCGACCGATATCGTCACGGTTAGCATCGGTGGGGTGTCGATCATCCCCGCCCAGGATATGACGCCGACCAACATCATCGAGGCAGCCGACAGCCATCTTTACCAATCCAAGGAGCATGGCCGCAATCGGCTGACCATGCCCTCACTGTAA
- a CDS encoding DUF3768 domain-containing protein codes for MQRIRIIRELNDQLRQYGIGGKVYITSGIQALEEWLGRAIITTVREFDQFDQSNDPYGEHDMGAVDVAGTKAMWKIDYYDPSITYASDDPADPQKTVRVLTIMLADEY; via the coding sequence ATGCAACGCATCCGAATCATCCGCGAATTGAATGATCAGCTCCGACAGTATGGCATCGGCGGCAAGGTCTACATCACATCCGGCATACAGGCCCTTGAGGAGTGGCTGGGCCGCGCCATTATCACCACCGTCCGTGAGTTCGATCAATTCGATCAAAGCAACGATCCATATGGCGAGCATGACATGGGTGCGGTGGATGTAGCAGGTACAAAGGCCATGTGGAAAATCGACTACTACGATCCGTCGATTACCTACGCCAGCGATGATCCTGCTGATCCGCAAAAAACCGTTCGCGTGCTCACGATCATGCTCGCCGATGAATATTGA
- the amrB gene encoding AmmeMemoRadiSam system protein B codes for MTAIRPTAVAGQFYPADFAEANRQLTAFLDGAVAAPCAGRRPKALIAPHAGWVYSGPVAAGAYALLKPFRGSWSRVVLLGPSHRVAFQGMALSSADQWASPLGAVPLDKDWSRLAGVAGVGVLDQAHAQEHSLEVHVPFLQATIGEFTLLPVVIGDSSPEMVAGLLEALWGGDETLIVISTDLSHYLPYEQCRSTDGQTVAAIEHMDAAALSRDGACGRLPVGGLLTAAKRRGLEIVTLDVRNSGDTAGPKDRVVGYGAWALFETETRMSDADQIKAVGQTLLELSWASIRHGLETGSPAAPPAERPGILGQPGAVFVTLNRQGGLRGCIGSVIAWRPLAEDLVDNAFKSAFKDPRFPPLTPEELEGLSLSLSVLTPPVPMSFRDEAHMLEQLRPRTDGLIIEDGGRRALFLPSVWEQLPDKHAFLAHLKAKAGMPPGHWSPSFKASRFQAVEIGK; via the coding sequence ATGACCGCCATCCGCCCCACCGCCGTGGCAGGACAGTTCTATCCCGCCGATTTCGCCGAGGCCAACCGGCAGCTCACCGCCTTTCTCGACGGCGCGGTCGCCGCGCCTTGCGCCGGGCGTCGGCCAAAGGCGCTGATCGCGCCGCATGCCGGCTGGGTCTATTCCGGCCCGGTGGCGGCGGGGGCCTATGCCCTGCTGAAGCCCTTCCGGGGCAGCTGGTCCCGCGTGGTGCTGCTGGGCCCCAGCCACCGGGTGGCGTTCCAGGGCATGGCGCTGTCCTCGGCGGACCAGTGGGCCTCGCCGCTGGGCGCCGTGCCCCTGGACAAGGACTGGTCGCGCCTCGCGGGCGTGGCCGGGGTAGGCGTGCTGGATCAGGCCCATGCCCAGGAGCATTCCCTGGAGGTGCACGTCCCCTTCCTGCAGGCCACCATCGGCGAGTTCACCCTGCTGCCGGTAGTGATCGGCGATTCCTCGCCCGAGATGGTGGCCGGGCTGCTGGAGGCCCTGTGGGGCGGTGACGAGACGCTGATCGTCATCTCCACCGACCTCTCCCACTATCTGCCCTACGAGCAATGCCGCAGCACCGACGGCCAGACCGTCGCCGCCATCGAGCACATGGATGCCGCCGCCCTGTCCCGCGACGGCGCCTGCGGCCGTCTTCCGGTGGGCGGGCTGCTGACCGCCGCCAAGCGCCGGGGGCTGGAGATCGTCACCCTGGACGTGCGCAATTCCGGCGATACCGCCGGGCCGAAGGACCGGGTGGTGGGTTACGGCGCCTGGGCCCTGTTTGAGACGGAGACACGCATGAGCGACGCCGACCAGATCAAGGCCGTGGGCCAGACCCTGCTGGAACTGTCCTGGGCCTCCATCCGCCACGGGCTGGAGACCGGAAGCCCCGCCGCCCCGCCCGCCGAGCGTCCCGGCATTCTGGGGCAGCCCGGCGCGGTGTTCGTCACCCTGAACCGCCAGGGAGGCTTGCGCGGCTGCATCGGTTCGGTGATCGCCTGGCGCCCCCTGGCCGAGGATTTGGTGGACAACGCCTTCAAATCCGCCTTCAAGGACCCGCGCTTTCCGCCCTTGACCCCCGAGGAGCTGGAGGGGCTTTCCCTGTCGCTCTCCGTCCTCACGCCCCCCGTCCCCATGAGTTTCCGCGACGAGGCCCACATGCTGGAGCAATTGCGGCCGCGCACCGACGGCCTGATCATCGAGGATGGCGGAAGGCGCGCCCTGTTCCTGCCCTCGGTGTGGGAGCAGTTGCCCGACAAGCATGCCTTCCTGGCCCACCTCAAGGCCAAGGCCGGCATGCCCCCCGGCCACTGGTCGCCAAGCTTCAAGGCCTCGCGCTTCCAGGCGGTGGAGATCGGCAAGTGA
- a CDS encoding methyl-accepting chemotaxis protein — translation MLPNIDSRQASSLLIVIVIALTVLAIISLTGGPLGGLQWMELILCLVLGGAGLLIGASLRVRVGKTAEFVDRATRVVAAAAQGDLNARITNIDRRHPIASLLSGINRVLDLSEAFAKEANTAMQYANQRKYFRTILTKGLRGDFVTFATTINRSLAMMETNEKAFVAFAEEKVRPVARAVGGASSALADNASNLSAQASDTSQQAMTVAAAAEQASVNVQAVASAVEEFSASIREITQQVNRAASTAQEASGKVEQTNSVVQTLGNAAQRIGDVVSLIQDIASQTNLLALNATIEAARAGEAGKGFAVVANEVKNLANQTARATEDITQQVSQIQDATKEAVQAMSEIGVTVAQIEETSAAVAGAVEEQNAVTQEIARNVAEAATGTQSVSEAISLVQAAAKNALDGAAEVSHSSQSMSRDSSNLIENIDSFLDRLRA, via the coding sequence ATGCTGCCCAATATCGATAGTCGTCAGGCATCGTCCCTGTTGATCGTGATCGTGATCGCCTTGACGGTTCTGGCGATCATTTCCCTGACGGGCGGTCCACTCGGTGGTCTTCAATGGATGGAATTGATCCTTTGCCTCGTTCTGGGGGGAGCCGGACTGCTCATTGGTGCCAGCCTGCGGGTCAGGGTCGGCAAGACCGCAGAATTCGTTGATCGGGCGACCCGCGTCGTTGCCGCCGCCGCCCAGGGGGATCTGAACGCCCGCATCACCAACATCGACCGCCGTCACCCCATCGCGTCATTGCTGAGCGGCATCAACCGTGTGCTCGACCTCTCGGAAGCCTTCGCCAAGGAGGCCAACACTGCGATGCAGTACGCAAATCAGCGGAAGTATTTCCGTACCATTCTGACCAAGGGGCTGCGGGGAGATTTCGTGACCTTCGCCACCACCATCAACCGGTCTTTGGCGATGATGGAGACCAATGAGAAGGCATTTGTAGCCTTCGCAGAGGAGAAGGTTCGACCGGTTGCTCGGGCGGTTGGAGGAGCCTCGTCGGCGCTGGCGGATAATGCCTCCAACCTGTCGGCCCAGGCATCGGATACCTCGCAACAGGCCATGACAGTCGCGGCAGCGGCGGAGCAGGCTTCGGTTAATGTGCAGGCTGTCGCTTCAGCGGTCGAGGAATTTTCGGCTTCGATCCGCGAAATCACCCAACAGGTCAATCGCGCTGCCTCTACGGCCCAGGAAGCCAGCGGTAAGGTAGAGCAAACCAATTCAGTGGTGCAGACCCTTGGCAATGCTGCTCAGCGTATCGGCGACGTGGTCAGTCTAATCCAGGATATCGCCAGCCAGACCAACCTGCTGGCGCTGAACGCCACCATCGAGGCGGCCCGTGCCGGCGAGGCCGGCAAGGGCTTTGCCGTGGTGGCCAATGAGGTGAAGAACCTTGCCAACCAGACAGCCAGAGCGACCGAGGACATTACACAGCAGGTTTCGCAAATCCAGGACGCGACTAAGGAGGCCGTTCAGGCCATGTCCGAAATCGGCGTGACGGTGGCTCAGATCGAGGAAACGTCCGCCGCCGTGGCCGGTGCGGTGGAAGAACAGAATGCTGTCACCCAGGAAATTGCCCGCAATGTAGCTGAAGCGGCTACCGGCACCCAGTCGGTATCGGAGGCCATCTCTCTGGTTCAGGCGGCGGCTAAAAACGCCTTGGACGGAGCCGCCGAGGTCTCGCACTCCTCCCAATCCATGTCACGGGACTCCTCCAACCTGATCGAGAACATCGACTCGTTCCTCGATAGGCTGCGAGCGTAA
- a CDS encoding tyrosine-type recombinase/integrase yields the protein MEQVVLNDGEITLYRRPDASKRGVWQCKLRLKGGASLRRSTKSSDIDVAKAFALELYSFEVLAEHQVVSPEKHSFENGDILLYRRTDTVNGPWQARIKTPKGDWLVKSTRHNDLAEALSAARDLKREVEIKERHGIPYGRHKFSRIWKKWLDERGVYYTQNRIKTFEGFARRYFFEYFDERAFDLIDDLYVEKYWSWRINYWRSHSDELQRLSGKVAVEPSSALLYAEKDALSQFFKWAERNKFIARKPQLEVPVKLERNRRPALEHPQWVKFLKKAKEWERESPRPQHFVPRTMARLFCELLVHSGLRPLEAKTLRWRDFSAFKDENGQNQLVIHVNPARKTGERDTVPMPVCWSVVEELIRFQKKHQLPCEPDSWVFCNFNGTQLGAIERPVEKAFEFSKITHDRFGRKFSAYSFRHTYATFRLLYGDNVDAYTLAKNMGTSVEMIEKHYGHVSNMQKATVLTSVRKNIPEGLDSFQARMITRVNKEKTAPVLVRRQKVDKKAGGSPKDGEYFIRIENDVPDVRTRK from the coding sequence ATGGAGCAGGTCGTTCTAAACGATGGTGAGATAACGCTTTACAGGCGTCCGGATGCTAGCAAGCGCGGCGTATGGCAGTGCAAGCTTCGCTTAAAGGGTGGGGCCTCATTGCGGCGCTCCACCAAGTCTAGTGACATTGATGTCGCCAAGGCATTCGCTCTTGAGCTTTACAGTTTTGAAGTTCTGGCTGAGCACCAAGTCGTATCCCCGGAAAAACATTCATTCGAAAATGGCGACATACTGCTCTACCGGCGCACCGATACGGTGAACGGGCCGTGGCAAGCGCGGATTAAAACTCCCAAAGGGGATTGGCTTGTAAAAAGTACGCGCCACAATGATCTGGCTGAGGCTTTAAGTGCGGCAAGGGACTTAAAGCGAGAAGTGGAGATCAAAGAGAGACACGGCATTCCTTACGGGAGGCACAAATTCAGCCGAATCTGGAAGAAATGGCTGGATGAGCGAGGCGTGTACTATACGCAAAATAGGATTAAAACATTCGAGGGATTTGCCCGGAGGTATTTCTTCGAGTATTTCGATGAAAGGGCATTCGATCTCATTGATGACCTGTATGTGGAAAAATATTGGAGCTGGAGGATTAATTACTGGCGCAGTCATTCGGACGAACTTCAGCGTCTTTCAGGTAAGGTTGCGGTCGAGCCATCCTCGGCATTGCTGTATGCCGAAAAAGATGCGCTTTCCCAATTTTTCAAGTGGGCGGAGCGCAATAAGTTTATTGCCCGCAAGCCACAGCTTGAGGTCCCGGTAAAGCTGGAAAGAAATCGCCGCCCAGCTCTGGAACACCCGCAGTGGGTCAAATTTCTAAAGAAAGCCAAAGAATGGGAACGGGAATCGCCTCGCCCACAGCACTTTGTCCCCCGCACGATGGCTCGCCTTTTTTGTGAGTTGCTAGTGCATAGTGGACTTCGGCCGCTAGAGGCCAAGACCTTGCGGTGGAGGGACTTTTCCGCATTTAAGGACGAAAACGGCCAAAATCAACTTGTCATACACGTCAATCCCGCGAGAAAGACCGGTGAGAGGGATACCGTCCCAATGCCTGTGTGCTGGAGTGTGGTTGAGGAATTGATCCGATTTCAAAAGAAACATCAATTGCCTTGTGAGCCAGATTCATGGGTGTTTTGCAATTTTAACGGTACGCAGTTAGGCGCAATAGAGAGGCCTGTCGAAAAAGCTTTTGAGTTTTCGAAAATAACCCATGACAGATTCGGCAGGAAATTTTCAGCCTATTCCTTCAGGCACACCTACGCGACCTTCCGCCTATTGTATGGGGATAATGTGGATGCTTACACGCTGGCAAAAAACATGGGAACCAGCGTGGAGATGATCGAGAAGCACTATGGTCATGTCTCTAATATGCAAAAAGCCACTGTGCTCACTTCCGTAAGGAAGAATATCCCGGAAGGCTTGGATAGCTTCCAGGCACGCATGATCACACGGGTCAATAAAGAGAAAACTGCACCGGTGCTAGTCAGGCGGCAAAAGGTGGACAAGAAGGCTGGAGGTTCACCGAAGGATGGCGAATACTTCATTCGAATCGAAAATGACGTTCCAGATGTCCGTACCCGAAAATAA